Below is a genomic region from Leptotrichia shahii.
GAATATTGAAAATTCATCTGATAGGACTTTCTATCGCCAAATTGTGGTGCTGAATCTGCCGCATCTCTAAAAGGTCCATAAAATGCAGATGAATATTTTACTGAATATGCCATTATTGGAATATTTTCAAAATGATTTTGAGCCAAAACTTCTGAAATTTTTTCCACACGTCCATCCATCATATCAGATGGAGCCACAATGTCAACTCCAGCCTTTGCATAAGAAAGTGCTATTTTCCCCAAAATTTCCAAAGTTTCATCATTCTTAACATAACCATTTTCATTAAGTATTCCACAATGCCCGTGGTCTGTGTATTCACAACAGCAAATATCGCAAATCACAAGGAAATTATCATAATTTTTCTTAATAAATCTAACTGCATTTTGAATAATTCCATTTTCATTATATGCCTGTATAGCACAGGCATCCTTTGTTTTAGGAATTCCAAAAAGTAAAATTGAATTTATTCCCAATTTCACAAGTTCATCCAGCTCTTCTGAAAGTCTGTCAATCGAATATCTAAAGATTCCAGGCATTGACGGAATCTCACTTTTTATATTTTCCCCTTCTTCAACAAAAATTGGATAAATCAAATCTTCCTTTGCAATATAGACATCTTTTACAAGATTTCTTACAGCTTCATTTTTTCTCAATTTTCTATGTCTTTTAAACATTTTTATTTCACCTTTTTCATTTTCTCTATTTTAAATTTAAAATCAGATATTTTTTTATTTTTCAATTCTATCCAAAACCTTTTGAATCTCACTTTTCATTGCACGTGAACGCTTACAATTTTTTCCACTTGTAGAAATTGCAATTTGAAATTCATCATTTTTTACAATTCCTCCAAACATCGAATTCATCTTAGTTTTTGAAGATACATTGTTTACTAGTATCCCTTTAGAGTCACAAATTTCAGCTATATTTTCATTCAATTCCTCATTATCTGTAGCTGCAATAACTAAAAAATACTCTTCTACAAGTTTTTCAATCTCATCTTTATTATTTTCAATTTTTCTATTATTCTCTATTTTCAAATTTTTTAGTTCCAGCAACTTCTCTTCTGGAATATTTTCCGCAATAACTCTAATATCAGCCTCATATTCCATAATTTTACTAATCTTTTTAAACGCAACTTTTCCGCCACCAATAACTAAAACTTTTTTATTTTTTAAGTTTACAAATAATGGAAACCACATATTTTAATGCTCCTTCTGTTTTTTATTTGATGACAATAGAATAACATATTCTAAACAGAAAAACAAGCAATTTAAAACATAATATTTTTTTCACTAATTTTTTACAAAAGAAGTAAAAATAACGTGATTTTTTAATATAAAAATGATAAAATAAATCTGTTTGATAACTACGAAAATAAACAAAAAAATCTAAAAAATAAAAATGGAGATATTATGAAATATATAAAAAATTTTTTTGAACAATTTATCATCCTGCTTCAATTTATGACAAGAATCCCAATACCACTAAAAATTAATTACAGTGAAAAAAAGCTCGGAAAATCAATTAAATTTTTCCCTTTAATTGGCTTAGTTATCGGCTTAATTTTATATTTTTCAAATTTTTTAATTACAGTTTATTTCAAAAATATTTTTTATAATAAAACAATAATTGCCATATTTTTAATAATTTTAGAAATCTTAATTGCAGGAATAATCCACATTGATGGGCTTGCAGATACTTTTGATGGACTATTCAGCTATGCCAAAAAAGAAAAAATGCTAGAAATTATGAAAGATTCAAGAATTGGGACAAATGGAACAGTTGTTTTAATTTTGTATTTTATCACAAAAACTGTCCTAACCTCTGAAATAATCATGATAAACCCAAAATATCTCATAATCTGTCCAATTATTGCCAGACTTTCAACCCCAGTAAACGCTGGACTTTCTAACTATGCCAGAAAATCTGGAATGAGCAATGCCATAATTTCTGAAAATGGTATATTTGAAGTGATTTTTTCACTTACTCTATCAACTATTCTGGTTTTTTTCATAATTGGCATAAAAGGAATTATTCCTATATCCATTGCATTTATATTTATAATTATTTTTATGTTAAATGTACGAAAAAAAATTGATGGAATAACTGGCGACACAATGGGAGCTTGTCTTGAACTTACTTCAATTCTAGTTTTATTTTTAGGAATTGTTTTAAGATAAGATTTTAATAATAGATAACCATACAAACTTAGAATTTAATAAAATATCCTGAGGCAAGGGGTCTTGACTCCTTGTAGAAATAAAAAAAATTAGGTTATCGAATAAAAAATAAAGAAAGGAAAAAATAAAATGACAGAAATTTTATTTATACGCCACGGTGAAACAGATTACAATAAAAAAAATTTATATTACGGGCATTTGAACCCCAGTTTGAACAAAACTGGAATTAATCAGTTAAAAAATACGAAAAAAAGGCTTGAGGGAATGAATGAAAAAATTGACATAGTTTTTTCAAGTGATTTAAAAAGATGTAGAGAAAGCCTTGAATTAATCGAACTTGATGAAAATATCAAAAAATATTTTTCAAAAGAGCTAAGAGAACTTAATTTTGGAAATATTGAGGGAAAAAGTTATAATGAAATTGGAAAAGAATTTCCGCATTATATTGATGAAATGAAAAATAATTGGAAATATTTTAAGGCTGAAGGCGGAGAAAGCCTGAATGATTTGCAAAAACGAATTGTAAAAAAAATTGATAAAATAAAAGAAAAATATCAAAATAGAAAAATTCTTATTGTAGCTCATGCTGGTGTCATTCAAGCTGTAATTAGTTATTATTTATTTAATAATTTAGATGGATATTGGAAATTTAAGCTGGATAATGGAAGTATTACAAAGATGGTTGTGACAGATGATGGGTTTATTTATTTTGATTATATAAATAGATGAAAATATTTGAATATTTCTAAACATCAGGATATTTTCTCACAACTCCAGTAATATTACAAGCTCCCTCAATCACAGGAAACATCATAACCGCCCCAGTTCCTTCCCCCAATTTCATATTCATAAAAAGCATTGGCTCTAAATCCAGCTCCTTCATAATATATTTCATTCCAGGCTCTTCACTTAAATGTGAAGCAATCATGAAATCTCGAGAAACTGGGCAGATTTTATACGAAATAAGAGCGGAAACAGCAGAAATAAAACCGTCTATCACAACAGGAACACGATTTTTAGCACATCCTAAATAAATTCCAGCCATCCCCGCAATATCCAATCCTCCAACTTTAGCCAGCACATTTATTATACTTTTTTGATATTCTTCCGTTTTAAAATTCCCAAAATTTATTTTACTTTCAAAATCTGTATTTTTTTTATCTTTTTTAATATTCTTTTTTTCTTCAGCATTTTTACTTTTTTCAAAAAAATCCAGCAATCCATTTGTTTGAATCGCCTTTTTTACAACATTTTTTTTATGTTCCAAAGTTTTATCATCAATTCCGCTACCATAACCAACAATCTCATCTATCGGCAAATCCGTAAGAACCTTCAAAACCGTACTGCTAGTCGTAGTATTCCCAATCCCCATTTCTCCAGTTGCAAATAAATTATATCCATCCTTCACAAATTCATCAACCATCTCAATCCCAGTTTCTATTGCTTTCACAGCCTGTTCATAAGTCATTGCAGCTTCTTTAACAATATTATTAGTGCCAGACTTTATAATTTTTTTTTCAATGATTCCTGAAAGATTTATCTCTTTTTTAACATCTGAACTTTCATCAGGCTTATAATTTTCGTCAATTCCTTCCATCCGAATTGCCAATTCTTCGAGCTTTCCCAGCCCTTTTGGAGTTTTTAACAAGGAATTTAGTTCTTTTTCCTTTTCTTCCATTCTATTTTCATCTAGCGGTTTTATTTTTTTTATTGTATCAAATAATAATTTCCCCATTTATTATTCCTCTATTCGTAATTTTATTATTTAGAAATGCTAACAATAAGTATTTTTCAACAAGGTATCCACCCCCTTGCCATAAAAAAATAAATAAAATATATTTTCTATTTTTCAAAATTATAAGTTTATGTAATTTTTAATAATTCAATTTTAAATATGTTTGGGTATAGTTCCAGACTTTTTAGCAATTTTTTCAAAAGTTTTTTCCATACCAGTCAATATTTTTTCCATATCTTCATCACTATGAACATAAGATACAAAATGTGCTTCATATTTTGAAGGTGGCACAATTATACCATTTTCCAGCATTGTATCAAAATATATGCTATAAAATTCACTATCTGTATTCATTGCATCTTCCAAAGTTTTTACTTTTTCCTTTGCAAAAAATATTGTGAAAAGGCTTCCAAAATAATTTACAGTTGCTGGAACATTGTATTTTTTTATTAATTCATTAATTTTATTTACTAGATTTTCTGTTTTTTTATTTATATTTTCATAAATTTCAGGATTTTCCTTTAAAATTGAAATAGTTTCTATTCCAGCTGCAACCGAAATCGGATTTCCAGAAAGTGTTCCAGCGTGATAAACATTCCCAACAGGCGAAATCAAGTCCATAATCTCTTTTTTCCCTCCAAAGCCACCAACTGGATAACCACCACCAATAATTTTACCTAAAATAGTCAAATCAGGTATAATTCCAAATATTTTTTGAACTCCTCCCAATGAAACTCTAAATCCTGAAATTACCTCATCAAAAATTAAAACAATATTTTCCTTTCGTATAATTTCACGCACTTTTTCCAAGTACTCCATTTCTGTTTCAATAAGCCCCATATTTGCTGGAATTGGCTCAATAATCACACAGGCAATATCCTTCTCACTTTCCAAAGTTTCCTTCAATTTTTCAAAATCCCCAAAAGGCAATGTTATCGTGTCTTTCACAACTCCTTCAGTAATTCCATTACTATCCTGATGTTCAAAAGTCAAAAGCCCTGAACCAGCTTTAACTAATAGCGAATCTGAATGTCCATGGTAACATCCTTCAAACTTTATAATCTTATTTTTCCCAGTAAATGCACGAGCAACTCTCACACTAGCCATTGCCGCTTCTGTCCCCGAAGTAGTCAATCTCAATTTTTCAATTGATGGAAAACAACTTTTTACAAGCTCTGCCAATTCCACTTCTTTTTTCGTAGGCAGTCCAAACGAGGTTCCCTTTTCAAGCTCTCTTTTCACGGCTTCCAAAACTTTCGGATAATTATGTCCTAGAATCATCGGTCCCCAAGACCCAATCATATCCACATACTCATTTTCATCTTCATCGTAAAGTTTACTTCCACTTCCTCTTTTAATAAAAATTGGATACTCCTTATCAACAGACTGAAATGCCCTAACTGGACTATTTACTCCGCCTGGTATTGATTTTTTCGCTTTTTCATAAATTTTTTTTGAATTATCTGTATTCATTTTTGCTTTCCTCTTTTCTTTTTTCCATTTTCTAATTTACAGCAAGACTAATTTATACTAAATCCTATTTGAAAAATAGAAAACGTATTTTATTTATTTTAGGATCAAAAAACCTTGCTAAATAGGATTTATAACAAATCCATTACTCTAACGGGAATTAGTATTAGATATATTTTATCATATTTATTTTAATTTGAAAAATATTAATCATCCTTTCAATTATACTGGAATTCTTATGGTTAAAACCACGAACATTGCTATGCTAATCAATAAAAAATGTATCTTTAAACACTAAAGTTTATTGATACATTTTTTATCTTAGTAATTTTAAAAATTTTTTATTTCCCATAAAATTTGATCAAATCTATATAATTAAAATTTCACATTCATCAAAAACTTTTTTATAGCTTTCCAAATAATCTTTCTGAGTCTTTTCACAAATAAATACATCAAAATCAGATAAATTACTAAATTTATAATTTCCTAGAATTCCTATTTTTTCATATTCAGTTGTTAAAAATATTTTTTTTGAAATATTCATTATTTCTTTTTTTGTATTTCCATCATTTACTTCAAAGTTCATAACTTTCTGAGTTTCCAGATCTATTCCAGCACTGCCAACAAAAGCCTTATCAACATTGTATTTTTTTATATAATTAATTGCTTCACTTCCAATATTGCCACCTATTTTTTTATTATATTCCCCGCCTATCATAATAATATCCACTTTAGAATCTTTATTAAAATGTGTGGTAATACTAGGCATATTTGTAATAAGAGTTATTTCTTTTTCAGAATTTGCAAGATATTCTGCCGCAATGTAATTTATACTTGTAACATCAAAAAATACAGTTTCTCCATTTTCAATATTTTCTATAATTTTTTTTGCAATAATTTCCTTTTGCTTTGTTCTATTTATGATTCTTTCCTCAAGAGTGCTTGAATGTACCAATTTTTTTAGTAAAATAGCACCTCCGTGGGTTCTTTTTAATTTTCCTTCCTGCTCCAGTCTCTTCAAATTTTTTCTTATAATAACTTCTGAAACATTAAATTTTTCTGCCAAATCAGTAACTTTTACTTTTTTTTCATTTTTTAAAATTTCTAATATTTTTTCCAGTCTTTCATCCAAAAACATACCAAATCTCCAATATTTTTTATAATTATCTAAATTATAGCAAAATTTTCAAAACTTTATTATATCTGTTCGATAACTTAATTTTTTTATTTAACAAGGGGTCAAGACCCCTTGCTTCAGAACGTTTGTTTTATTAAATTTTAAATAAATATAATTTCTGAGCAAGTCTATTAATTATGCCAGAACTAAGTTTTGAAAAGTTCAAGAAGTCAAAACTATAATAAATCAAGCAATGTCTTATCTCCATAAACTTTTTCCCAGTCTAAATTAAATGTATCCATACTCCAGTCTGTGTAAGGATGATAAATTAATTTTTCAAAAACGTCTGGAGCGACTGTTACAGATTTTGATCCAGCTAGAATTGTTTCGTGAACTTGTCTTACATTCTTAAACGAAGCTCCTAATATTTTTGGTTCAAAGATTCTTTTGTACCGTGCCAATTTTTCTTCATCAGTCTTTTTATTCATTTCAAGAATTTTATAAGCATCTTTTACAATTTCAATTCCATTTTCGCCAATGTTGTCAGAACGGTTAATATATGGAGCCATGTATTCTGCCCCTGCTTCTGCCGCTATAATTATCTGTTGTGGTGACAAAATTCCAGTTGCAGTTATTTTATGCCCATCCTTTGCCAAAATTTTCATAGCTTTTATCCCTTCAGGTGTAACAGGAATTTTTGTATATAAATTTTCTCCAAAAGTATCATGCAGAAGCTGCACTTCCTTTACTATTATTTCAGCTGTGCTTCCTACAGCCTGTGCATGCACAATTTTATCTCTTCCAACAATATCAAAAATATCGTTTATAATCTCTTTAAAATCTCTTTTTTCCTTCGCAATAATAGTAGGATTTGTAGTAACCCCTGCTATTGGAAAAATATCACTAATTTTTTTTATACTCTCCAAATTTGCCGTATCAATAAAATATTGCATTTTTATCATCCTCTCTTTTTCGTTTTTAGTTAAAACAATAATTTTATATTTTAATTAGTTTCGTTTTATTTCGATATTATTTTAATATATAATTTAAGAAAAGTCAATGCTTTTTTTCAACTTTTCTAAAAATTTTGTTTGAATAATTACTTTTTTTATGTTACATTTATTACAAAAAAAACAATCATAATACGAAAAAACAACTACAAAAGCTCGTTCAAATTGAACTGGCTTTTTCTATTTTTATTTACATATATTTTAGTTTATTTTCCTAATCATTCTACAAATTGATACTATATCAAAATCGTATATAATATAATTTTTATTCTATTTCAATTTATATTCTCTTCTGATATCTTAAATTAAAAACAACTTCAAAACTAACAAGTTTATTTCTTATTTATAAATTAAATTAACTTTCATATTTTATATAAATTTTTTTAGAAAATTAAATAAAACTGTTGACAAATTTTCAAAAATAGGATAAAATCGAAATATAAAGAAATAAATTGAAACTAAAAACATTTTTAAAAAGAAAAAGAGGGAGGTAATCTATGAGAGCGTTAGTTACAGATATTGAAAGAGGAGCTACATTTGATGGTCCAGGAATCAGAACAGTCGTGTATTTTAAAGGATGTCCGCTTAGATGTCTGTGGTGTTCCAATCCTGAAACACAGAAGCTGGAAAATGAATTTTGGGATTATAACGGCTCTCTTTATAAAGGAAACAGAACTTCATGTTCTGACTGCCTCACTACAAGTACATTAAAACAAGTTGCGAAAGATATGACTCTGGAAGAAGTTTTTACAATTGTGATGAAAGATGAAAATTTTTATAGAAATTCTGGTGGAGGAGTTACTTTAAGTGGTGGAGAAGTGCTTGTAAATTCGGCATTTGCGATAAAACTCTTTGAAAAATTAAAAGACGAGTATGTTAATACAGCGATAGAAACTACTGGATATGGAAGTTACAGAGAGCTTGAAAAATTGGCAAAGTTGACAGATACGATTTTATTTGACATAAAGCATATGGATAGTGGAAAACATAAAAAATATACCACTGTTTCAAATGAAATAATTTTGGAAAATCTTACAAAACTTTCCAAATGGCATAAAAAAATCATTATGAGATTTCCGTTTATAAAAGGAATTAACGATGATGAAAAAAACATTCACGAAACGGCAAAATTTTTAAAAAAGTTGCATTTGCTTGAAGTAAACATACTGCCCTACCACACAATGGGATTGGAAAAATATAGAAAACTAGGTCGTGAATATCCTATGAAAACACTGGAAAAACATACACAAGAAGAACTTAATAATGCTGTAAGCATAATGAAAAGTTACGGATTAAAAGCAAAATTAAATGGATAATATGAAAATTAAAGATAAATAATAAAATATATTGGAGGGAAAAGCAATGAGAGAATTTGTTTTAAAAAGCGAAAGAGTAAAGAAACTAAGAGAATCAGCTTTATCAAAATTTCCTGGTGTCAGTGTCGAAAGAGGAAGGCTTTTAACAAAAGTATATAAAGAGCATGAAGGAAAATCCAAATACATTGTTCGTGCTTATGCAGTTAAAGAAATTCTGGAAAATATGACAATTTACATAAAAGATGGGGAACTTATCGTAGGAAATCAGTCTGTAGATGAAAGAACAGCACCACTTTTCCCAGAATACGCAGTAGACTGGATTGTAGATGAAATTAATACAAAAGGAAACTTTGACCACCGTGATGGAGATAAATTTAGAATTCCTGAAGAAGAAATTCCTGAACTTTTGGAAATATGTGAATGGTGGCATGGAAAGACATTAAAAGATAAAGCACACGCTCAGATGCCACAGGAAATAAAAGAAGCTGGAATTGCAAAAATTATTCATGGTGAAGGAAATATGACTTCTGGTGACGGACATATTGTACCTGATTTTAAAAAGGTTTTGACAAAAGGGCTAAAAGGTGTAATTGAAGAAGCTAAGGCTTCTATGGAAAAAGTAGACATTACAGTTTATGGCGGGTACAATAAAATTGATTTCCTGAAAGCAGTACAAATTGTAGCACAGGCAACTATTGACTTTGCTCATAGATTTGCAAATTTGGCAAAGGAACTTGCTGAAAAGGAAACAGATCCTCAAAGAAAAGAAGAATTACTTCAAATTCAGAAAAACTGTCTAAACGTACCTGAAAATCCTGCTCAGACATTTTGGGAAGGAGTACAGGCAATCTGGTTTATTCATTTAGTAATTCAGATTGAAAGCAACGGACATTCAGCTTCTCTTGGAAGAGTGGACCAATATTTATATCCACTTTACAAAAAAGATGTACTGGAAGGCGATTTAGACAGAGAATTTGCAAAGGAAATGCTGCAATGTCTATGGGTAAAACTTTACTCTGTAATAAAAGTCCGTTCAACTTCACATTCTGGATATGGTGCAGGTTATCCGACTTATCAGAATGTTACAATTGGAGGATCAACTCCAAGCGGAAAAGATTCTACAAATGAATTAAGCTATTTAATACTGGAAAGTGTTGGAGAAAATAAGCTTACACAGCCAAACCTGTCAGCAAGATTTCACATAAATTCTCCAGAAAAATTTATCAGAAAATGTGCCGAAGTAGCAGCAACTGGTTATGGAATGCCTGCAATGCATACAGATGAAATAATAGTTCCTGCATTGTTAAACAAAGGCGTAAAAATTGAAGATGCCTACAATTATTCAATGGTTGGATGTGTAGAAGTGGCTGTTCCTGGAAAATGGGGTTACAGATGTACAGGAATGACTTTCCTGAACTTTGTAAAAGCAACTGAGCTTGTGTTAAACGACGGTTATGATGCCAGAACTGGACTTCAATTACTAAAAGCTGGAAAACTGACTGACTACGAAACTTATGAGGACTTGTGGGAAGCATGGAAAAAATATATGAAACACTATACAAAACTGTCTGTTGCACTTGATGCATTGGCTGATACACATTTAGAAGATTTTCCTGATATTTTATTATCAAGTTTAGTTGATGACTGTATTGGCAGAGGACTTTCTGCAAAAGAAGGCGGAGCTGTCTATGACATTATTTCAGGACTCCAAGTTGGAATTGCAAATGCTGCAAATTCACTATATGCTCTAAAAACAACTGTTTTTGATAAAAAAATCCTAACAAAAGAAGAAGTTTACAATGCACTTCAGACAAATTATGAAGGTGAGAACGGGGAAAGAATCAGAAAAATATTGTTAGAAGTGCCTAAATATGGTAATGATATTGATGAAGTGGATGAATTTGCTACGAACATCTACTGGACATATATTGACGAAATTCAGAAATATCATAATACAAGATATGGAAGAGGACCAATTAACGGTGGTTACGGAGTTTCAACATCTGGAATTTCTTCAAATGTTCCGATGGGAACAGTGAGCGGTGCGACTCCAGACGGAAGATACGCTTATACTCCTGCAGCAGAAGGAGGTTCTCCAACTCAAGGAACTGACACAAACGGTCCAACAGCAGTATTAAATTCTGTAAACAAATTGCCAACTCTGATGATTACAGGTGGACAGTTATTAAATCAAAAATATTCACCAGAATTAGTAAATACTCCAGAACAGTTTGAAAAATTTGTAAATATAATAAAATCATTTATAAGTTCAAAAGGATGGCATATCCAATTTAACATTATTTCAGGAAAAACATTAAAACAGGCTCAAATTGAACCTGAAAAACATAGAGATATAATAGTAAGAGTTGCTGGATACTGTGCTCAATTTGTTACACTTGACAGAACTACACAAAATGATATTATTTCGAGAACTGAACAAAGAATATAAATACATATTTTTTATGGATAAGTTTTCTCTTTATACAAGGAGCTAGTGATTTCAGCTTCTTGTATTTTTTTTTACATTGACGAATTATTAGTTTTATAAGAGACCTGTTCGATAACTATACAAACTTAGAATTTAATAAAATAAATATCTTGAAGCAAGGGGTCTTGACCCCTTGTATAATCGAACATATCTAATATAAATATCTATCTATAAGTACTTGTTTAAAAAAGAAAGAAAAAAAGTTTATACATCTATTTAAAAAATTAAAGAAAAATATGGTAATAGTAATAGATAATGCCAGATTTTATAGAAAAAGGGTATTAGAAAAAACATAGCCCATAATTTTAATATACTCGAAGAGGCAGTCATCTCTGATTTATTTGATAATTTTAAATAGGTTTAACTATACAAAAAAATTTTAATTTCAATAAATAAAAAATGTACCTTTAAACATTATAGTTTATTGATACATTTTTTAATTAATTTATAATTTCACAAGTTTTTTATTTTCTCTTTTCACAGATTTTATTTTTTAGATAAATCAATTTTTTATTACTTTAACCTTATTTTATACATTAGCAATAAGATTTATCAACTCTTCAATAGTTTTAGCACCAACTGATTTTTGCTCTCCATTTATAAATACAACTGGTACTGCCTGAATATCCTTTTCCTTTGCTTCTTCAAAGAATACTGCACTATCAACCATTGTTACTGTAATATTCTTATTATATGTTGAAATAAGATTTAAAGCTTG
It encodes:
- the hemB gene encoding porphobilinogen synthase, with protein sequence MFKRHRKLRKNEAVRNLVKDVYIAKEDLIYPIFVEEGENIKSEIPSMPGIFRYSIDRLSEELDELVKLGINSILLFGIPKTKDACAIQAYNENGIIQNAVRFIKKNYDNFLVICDICCCEYTDHGHCGILNENGYVKNDETLEILGKIALSYAKAGVDIVAPSDMMDGRVEKISEVLAQNHFENIPIMAYSVKYSSAFYGPFRDAADSAPQFGDRKSYQMNFQYSKDAIDEVDEDLRQGADIIIVKPAMAYLDIIKKVSDNFEVPIVAYSVSGEYSMVKAAAQNCWIDEMKIVMEQMYAMKRAGANAIITYYAKEVAKYI
- a CDS encoding precorrin-2 dehydrogenase/sirohydrochlorin ferrochelatase family protein, which translates into the protein MWFPLFVNLKNKKVLVIGGGKVAFKKISKIMEYEADIRVIAENIPEEKLLELKNLKIENNRKIENNKDEIEKLVEEYFLVIAATDNEELNENIAEICDSKGILVNNVSSKTKMNSMFGGIVKNDEFQIAISTSGKNCKRSRAMKSEIQKVLDRIEK
- the cobS gene encoding adenosylcobinamide-GDP ribazoletransferase is translated as MKYIKNFFEQFIILLQFMTRIPIPLKINYSEKKLGKSIKFFPLIGLVIGLILYFSNFLITVYFKNIFYNKTIIAIFLIILEILIAGIIHIDGLADTFDGLFSYAKKEKMLEIMKDSRIGTNGTVVLILYFITKTVLTSEIIMINPKYLIICPIIARLSTPVNAGLSNYARKSGMSNAIISENGIFEVIFSLTLSTILVFFIIGIKGIIPISIAFIFIIIFMLNVRKKIDGITGDTMGACLELTSILVLFLGIVLR
- a CDS encoding histidine phosphatase family protein, with translation MTEILFIRHGETDYNKKNLYYGHLNPSLNKTGINQLKNTKKRLEGMNEKIDIVFSSDLKRCRESLELIELDENIKKYFSKELRELNFGNIEGKSYNEIGKEFPHYIDEMKNNWKYFKAEGGESLNDLQKRIVKKIDKIKEKYQNRKILIVAHAGVIQAVISYYLFNNLDGYWKFKLDNGSITKMVVTDDGFIYFDYINR
- a CDS encoding nicotinate-nucleotide--dimethylbenzimidazole phosphoribosyltransferase, coding for MGKLLFDTIKKIKPLDENRMEEKEKELNSLLKTPKGLGKLEELAIRMEGIDENYKPDESSDVKKEINLSGIIEKKIIKSGTNNIVKEAAMTYEQAVKAIETGIEMVDEFVKDGYNLFATGEMGIGNTTTSSTVLKVLTDLPIDEIVGYGSGIDDKTLEHKKNVVKKAIQTNGLLDFFEKSKNAEEKKNIKKDKKNTDFESKINFGNFKTEEYQKSIINVLAKVGGLDIAGMAGIYLGCAKNRVPVVIDGFISAVSALISYKICPVSRDFMIASHLSEEPGMKYIMKELDLEPMLFMNMKLGEGTGAVMMFPVIEGACNITGVVRKYPDV
- the hemL gene encoding glutamate-1-semialdehyde 2,1-aminomutase, which translates into the protein MNTDNSKKIYEKAKKSIPGGVNSPVRAFQSVDKEYPIFIKRGSGSKLYDEDENEYVDMIGSWGPMILGHNYPKVLEAVKRELEKGTSFGLPTKKEVELAELVKSCFPSIEKLRLTTSGTEAAMASVRVARAFTGKNKIIKFEGCYHGHSDSLLVKAGSGLLTFEHQDSNGITEGVVKDTITLPFGDFEKLKETLESEKDIACVIIEPIPANMGLIETEMEYLEKVREIIRKENIVLIFDEVISGFRVSLGGVQKIFGIIPDLTILGKIIGGGYPVGGFGGKKEIMDLISPVGNVYHAGTLSGNPISVAAGIETISILKENPEIYENINKKTENLVNKINELIKKYNVPATVNYFGSLFTIFFAKEKVKTLEDAMNTDSEFYSIYFDTMLENGIIVPPSKYEAHFVSYVHSDEDMEKILTGMEKTFEKIAKKSGTIPKHI
- a CDS encoding DeoR/GlpR family DNA-binding transcription regulator, whose product is MFLDERLEKILEILKNEKKVKVTDLAEKFNVSEVIIRKNLKRLEQEGKLKRTHGGAILLKKLVHSSTLEERIINRTKQKEIIAKKIIENIENGETVFFDVTSINYIAAEYLANSEKEITLITNMPSITTHFNKDSKVDIIMIGGEYNKKIGGNIGSEAINYIKKYNVDKAFVGSAGIDLETQKVMNFEVNDGNTKKEIMNISKKIFLTTEYEKIGILGNYKFSNLSDFDVFICEKTQKDYLESYKKVFDECEILII
- a CDS encoding transaldolase family protein, translating into MIKMQYFIDTANLESIKKISDIFPIAGVTTNPTIIAKEKRDFKEIINDIFDIVGRDKIVHAQAVGSTAEIIVKEVQLLHDTFGENLYTKIPVTPEGIKAMKILAKDGHKITATGILSPQQIIIAAEAGAEYMAPYINRSDNIGENGIEIVKDAYKILEMNKKTDEEKLARYKRIFEPKILGASFKNVRQVHETILAGSKSVTVAPDVFEKLIYHPYTDWSMDTFNLDWEKVYGDKTLLDLL
- a CDS encoding glycyl-radical enzyme activating protein is translated as MRALVTDIERGATFDGPGIRTVVYFKGCPLRCLWCSNPETQKLENEFWDYNGSLYKGNRTSCSDCLTTSTLKQVAKDMTLEEVFTIVMKDENFYRNSGGGVTLSGGEVLVNSAFAIKLFEKLKDEYVNTAIETTGYGSYRELEKLAKLTDTILFDIKHMDSGKHKKYTTVSNEIILENLTKLSKWHKKIIMRFPFIKGINDDEKNIHETAKFLKKLHLLEVNILPYHTMGLEKYRKLGREYPMKTLEKHTQEELNNAVSIMKSYGLKAKLNG
- a CDS encoding glycyl radical protein; translated protein: MREFVLKSERVKKLRESALSKFPGVSVERGRLLTKVYKEHEGKSKYIVRAYAVKEILENMTIYIKDGELIVGNQSVDERTAPLFPEYAVDWIVDEINTKGNFDHRDGDKFRIPEEEIPELLEICEWWHGKTLKDKAHAQMPQEIKEAGIAKIIHGEGNMTSGDGHIVPDFKKVLTKGLKGVIEEAKASMEKVDITVYGGYNKIDFLKAVQIVAQATIDFAHRFANLAKELAEKETDPQRKEELLQIQKNCLNVPENPAQTFWEGVQAIWFIHLVIQIESNGHSASLGRVDQYLYPLYKKDVLEGDLDREFAKEMLQCLWVKLYSVIKVRSTSHSGYGAGYPTYQNVTIGGSTPSGKDSTNELSYLILESVGENKLTQPNLSARFHINSPEKFIRKCAEVAATGYGMPAMHTDEIIVPALLNKGVKIEDAYNYSMVGCVEVAVPGKWGYRCTGMTFLNFVKATELVLNDGYDARTGLQLLKAGKLTDYETYEDLWEAWKKYMKHYTKLSVALDALADTHLEDFPDILLSSLVDDCIGRGLSAKEGGAVYDIISGLQVGIANAANSLYALKTTVFDKKILTKEEVYNALQTNYEGENGERIRKILLEVPKYGNDIDEVDEFATNIYWTYIDEIQKYHNTRYGRGPINGGYGVSTSGISSNVPMGTVSGATPDGRYAYTPAAEGGSPTQGTDTNGPTAVLNSVNKLPTLMITGGQLLNQKYSPELVNTPEQFEKFVNIIKSFISSKGWHIQFNIISGKTLKQAQIEPEKHRDIIVRVAGYCAQFVTLDRTTQNDIISRTEQRI